The following proteins come from a genomic window of Takifugu rubripes chromosome 11, fTakRub1.2, whole genome shotgun sequence:
- the cryba1a gene encoding crystallin, beta A1a isoform X4 — MALNNPNPLGPWKITVYDQENFQGKRLEFTSACQNIMECGVDNIRSLKVECGAWVGYEHSSFCGQQFVLERGEYPHWESWSGSNAYHIERMMSFRPICSAHKDSKVVLFEKENFTGCQWEINDDYPSLQAMGWGNNEIGSMQVQSGSWVCYQFPGYRGYQYIMECDRHGGEYKHYREWGSHAQSFQVQSLRRIQE; from the exons ATGGCTCTGAATAATCCCAACCCACTGGGACCATGGAAA ATCACAGTTTATGACCAGGAGAACTTCCAGGGAAAACGTCTTGAATTTACCTCAGCCTGCCAGAACATCATGGAGTGTGGTGTGGACAACATCCGCTCTCTGAAGGTGGAGTGTGGCGC CTGGGTCGGATATGAGCACTCCAGTTTCTGTGGACAGCAGTTTGTGTTGGAGAGAGGAGAGTACCCTCACTGGGAATCATGGAGTGGCAGCAATGCTTACCACATTGAGAGGATGATGTCCTTCCGCCCAATCTGCTCTGCT CATAAGGACTCCAAGGTAGTGCTGTTTGAGAAGGAGAACTTCACAGGATGCCAGTGGGAGATAAATGATGACTATCCCTCGCTGCAGGCCATGGGCTGGGGCAACAATGAGATTGGATCTATGCAAGTTCAGAGTGGATC CTGGGTGTGCTACCAGTTTCCTGGTTACCGTGGTTACCAGTACATCATGGAGTGCGATCGACATGGTGGAGAGTACAAACACTATAGAGAGTGGGGCTCACATGCTCAGTCCTTCCAGGTGCAGTCACTGCGTAGAATCCAGGAATGA
- the cryba1a gene encoding crystallin, beta A1a isoform X2 produces MALNNPNPLGPWKITVYDQENFQGKRLEFTSACQNIMECGVDNIRSLKVECGALCVHLCVVNSWVGYEHSSFCGQQFVLERGEYPHWESWSGSNAYHIERMMSFRPICSAHKDSKVVLFEKENFTGCQWEINDDYPSLQAMGWGNNEIGSMQVQSGSWVCYQFPGYRGYQYIMECDRHGGEYKHYREWGSHAQSFQVQSLRRIQE; encoded by the exons ATGGCTCTGAATAATCCCAACCCACTGGGACCATGGAAA ATCACAGTTTATGACCAGGAGAACTTCCAGGGAAAACGTCTTGAATTTACCTCAGCCTGCCAGAACATCATGGAGTGTGGTGTGGACAACATCCGCTCTCTGAAGGTGGAGTGTGGCGC TCTTTGTGTCCATCTGTGTGTTGTCAACAGCTGGGTCGGATATGAGCACTCCAGTTTCTGTGGACAGCAGTTTGTGTTGGAGAGAGGAGAGTACCCTCACTGGGAATCATGGAGTGGCAGCAATGCTTACCACATTGAGAGGATGATGTCCTTCCGCCCAATCTGCTCTGCT CATAAGGACTCCAAGGTAGTGCTGTTTGAGAAGGAGAACTTCACAGGATGCCAGTGGGAGATAAATGATGACTATCCCTCGCTGCAGGCCATGGGCTGGGGCAACAATGAGATTGGATCTATGCAAGTTCAGAGTGGATC CTGGGTGTGCTACCAGTTTCCTGGTTACCGTGGTTACCAGTACATCATGGAGTGCGATCGACATGGTGGAGAGTACAAACACTATAGAGAGTGGGGCTCACATGCTCAGTCCTTCCAGGTGCAGTCACTGCGTAGAATCCAGGAATGA
- the cryba1a gene encoding crystallin, beta A1a isoform X1 has translation MALNNPNPLGPWKITVYDQENFQGKRLEFTSACQNIMECGVDNIRSLKVECGALCVHLCVVNSWVGYEHSSFCGQQFVLERGEYPHWESWSGSNAYHIERMMSFRPICSAKHKDSKVVLFEKENFTGCQWEINDDYPSLQAMGWGNNEIGSMQVQSGSWVCYQFPGYRGYQYIMECDRHGGEYKHYREWGSHAQSFQVQSLRRIQE, from the exons ATGGCTCTGAATAATCCCAACCCACTGGGACCATGGAAA ATCACAGTTTATGACCAGGAGAACTTCCAGGGAAAACGTCTTGAATTTACCTCAGCCTGCCAGAACATCATGGAGTGTGGTGTGGACAACATCCGCTCTCTGAAGGTGGAGTGTGGCGC TCTTTGTGTCCATCTGTGTGTTGTCAACAGCTGGGTCGGATATGAGCACTCCAGTTTCTGTGGACAGCAGTTTGTGTTGGAGAGAGGAGAGTACCCTCACTGGGAATCATGGAGTGGCAGCAATGCTTACCACATTGAGAGGATGATGTCCTTCCGCCCAATCTGCTCTGCT AAGCATAAGGACTCCAAGGTAGTGCTGTTTGAGAAGGAGAACTTCACAGGATGCCAGTGGGAGATAAATGATGACTATCCCTCGCTGCAGGCCATGGGCTGGGGCAACAATGAGATTGGATCTATGCAAGTTCAGAGTGGATC CTGGGTGTGCTACCAGTTTCCTGGTTACCGTGGTTACCAGTACATCATGGAGTGCGATCGACATGGTGGAGAGTACAAACACTATAGAGAGTGGGGCTCACATGCTCAGTCCTTCCAGGTGCAGTCACTGCGTAGAATCCAGGAATGA
- the cryba1a gene encoding crystallin, beta A1a isoform X3: protein MALNNPNPLGPWKITVYDQENFQGKRLEFTSACQNIMECGVDNIRSLKVECGAWVGYEHSSFCGQQFVLERGEYPHWESWSGSNAYHIERMMSFRPICSAKHKDSKVVLFEKENFTGCQWEINDDYPSLQAMGWGNNEIGSMQVQSGSWVCYQFPGYRGYQYIMECDRHGGEYKHYREWGSHAQSFQVQSLRRIQE, encoded by the exons ATGGCTCTGAATAATCCCAACCCACTGGGACCATGGAAA ATCACAGTTTATGACCAGGAGAACTTCCAGGGAAAACGTCTTGAATTTACCTCAGCCTGCCAGAACATCATGGAGTGTGGTGTGGACAACATCCGCTCTCTGAAGGTGGAGTGTGGCGC CTGGGTCGGATATGAGCACTCCAGTTTCTGTGGACAGCAGTTTGTGTTGGAGAGAGGAGAGTACCCTCACTGGGAATCATGGAGTGGCAGCAATGCTTACCACATTGAGAGGATGATGTCCTTCCGCCCAATCTGCTCTGCT AAGCATAAGGACTCCAAGGTAGTGCTGTTTGAGAAGGAGAACTTCACAGGATGCCAGTGGGAGATAAATGATGACTATCCCTCGCTGCAGGCCATGGGCTGGGGCAACAATGAGATTGGATCTATGCAAGTTCAGAGTGGATC CTGGGTGTGCTACCAGTTTCCTGGTTACCGTGGTTACCAGTACATCATGGAGTGCGATCGACATGGTGGAGAGTACAAACACTATAGAGAGTGGGGCTCACATGCTCAGTCCTTCCAGGTGCAGTCACTGCGTAGAATCCAGGAATGA
- the crybb1l3 gene encoding crystallin, beta B1, like 3, whose product MSHSGAQGSIGSHSALGLRNQKLYLYEYENFQGRRMDLFTECRNLCEKGLEKIGSIRVENGPWVGYEQQNLTGEMFILEKGEYPRWDTWSNSYRCDRIMSVRPVRMDPQDHKICLFECPNFEGRKMEVCDEDIPSLWSYGFQDRVASIQVTGGTWVGYQYPGYRGYQYVLEMGPYKHWNDWGAHQPQIQSIRRVRDMQTHRRGCFEMTA is encoded by the exons ATGTCTCACTCAGGTGCTCAGGGCAGCATTGGCAGTCACTCTGCTTTGGGGCTGCGCAACCAGAag TTGTACCTGTACGAATATGAGAACTTCCAAGGGCGCAGGATGGATCTTTTCACGGAGTGCCGTAACCTTTGTGAGAAGGGTCTCGAAAAGATTGGCTCCATCAGGGTGGAGAACGGCCC ATGGGTGGGTTATGAGCAGCAGAACTTAACTGGCGAAATGTTCATCCTGGAGAAGGGGGAATACCCTCGTTGGGACACCTGGTCCAACAGCTACAGGTGTGACCGCATCATGTCCGTCAGGCCAGTCCgcatg GATCCTCAGGACCACAAAATCTGCCTGTTTGAATGCCCAAATTTTGAGGGTCGTAAGATGGAGGTGTGTGATGAGGACATTCCAAGCCTGTGGTCTTACGGTTTCCAGGACCGTGTTGCCAGCATTCAGGTGACCGGTGGAAC CTGGGTGGGCTACCAGTACCCTGGCTATCGTGGTTACCAATATGTCCTTGAAATGGGGCCATACAAGCACTGGAACGACTGGGGCGCCCACCAGCCCCAGATCCAGTCCATCCGCAGGGTGAGAGACATGCAGACACACCGCAGGGGCTGCTTCGAGATGACCGCCTAG